The genomic DNA CCACTTTGGAGATGGCAAATCCGGCATGAACAATCACATAATCCCCTATTTTTGCATCATCCAGCAGCATAAGGCTGGTTTCCCGGACCACTCCGTCCACATCGACCTTGCCAACGGCGTCATTTATTTCAATTATTTTTGATGGTACTGCCAAACACATATATTGATTCCTGTTTTTATATTCTGTTTTAAATAGTCGGTCAGTATATCATACGGGATCAGGAGGGCAATATAAAAAAACCAACATTGATCCGCAGATTACTCAGACGGCCGCAGATTAAAATGATTGAAACAATCTGCGGTTATCTGCGTAATCTGCGGATAGGGCTTAAAATTATGGAGATATCATACCATTTTTTTCCCAAGGCAAATTCAAAGAAACAGCATCAAGATACCATCTGCGGCATTACAATCCATTCGCCTCAGATGTGACTCAGGTTCCCTGTTTTTCGTATTCACTTTGACAGGTTTGGCTAAGCTGGCTAAGCT from Desulfonema ishimotonii includes the following:
- a CDS encoding HypC/HybG/HupF family hydrogenase formation chaperone produces the protein MCLAVPSKIIEINDAVGKVDVDGVVRETSLMLLDDAKIGDYVIVHAGFAISKVDEEAALQTLEDMRNILAADSGQN